The Rhodamnia argentea isolate NSW1041297 chromosome 10, ASM2092103v1, whole genome shotgun sequence sequence GTGCTTTACCAAGTGTCTAATTACTTACAACACTTCCCCAGCATAGTTTCTAGGCACATAGCACAATCATGATACAGCAATGTCTATATCGTATGAACTTTAATACCGAACAAAAATGGTATGTACTAACTGATGTAACTGGCTGTTTATTAGGTGCTATTCAACATGACCAACTTTCTTAAACTCTCAATTACACATCGCATCACTCGATTAAGTTACTACTTGTTCTAATCCATTTCAACTATTTCGTTGAGGCCAGTTACTTTTTTCCTGCTTTATATATGACTAAAATATCAAAATGCGGTTTAACTTTGTATGTGCCTGATTATCTTAACTTTTGATTCAACAAGACACAAGAAACCATCTCATTGTATTCGAAGCGTGCAGCAGAAGTCCTATACTTTCACCTAgggagattgccaagagggagcccaacaccacatcaattctctaGTCCCATGACTTTTTCTAACACAGCTTACATGTGCATATCAGTAATCTCACCCTTATGTACAAGCTTGGTATTAGGTATGTTCTCCTTTTAATTCAACCATCTTTCACATGATGCCCTTTTGGATGATACCAAAGTGGCAGTAAGTCAAATCCAAATGCAAGTAATTAACCGAACTAAAACATAGAAAGAACTTCACCTATCATAATTTTATTAGCTCTCGATGAAATTTCAAGAGACTAAGATTTTGGACTAAGGCCAAATGGGAGGAATCTTTAAGAATTAAATCTTCGTAAAGAAAGCCTATGAAAAAACTCTGTTTGTTCTCAGAAGTATGTAGACCGGTTCCAAGGTCGGAATCATAGCTTAATTAGTCCGATCCTAGTTTTGAGTTGTTGGAACCGGGGCCGAATTGGTTCCTGTCGGAATTAAATCGACGACGACACCAGTTTCAAGATCAAACTTGGCCGGACGCTCCTCTCTAGTAACTACCCACCGAACTGGGGTACCTATTAAGGGGGGAAAGAAATGAAGTCAAGGCTAGCTAGCAATCCAATAACGATTTGTTTTTCATTATTCCTTGTAGCTCAAATTTTgcagaaagaacaaaagaatttGGCAATATGTACACGCTTGTTAATCAGAACACGGGtgaaagaagatctcttaggtTCTCTCATCAAATTTCAGCTCTCAGTTCTTGCATTCGGGAGGGAGGCCCTGAGGGAAGCGCTTCAAGTCGGAGCAGTAGTCATAGATCATGAACTTCTTCTGCACCCACTTGAGTCTCTGCCTTCCGTTGGCGTCCAGCGCCTGAGTCTGCCACGTGTCACCGCCGGAAGCGGTCGAGGTGGTGGTGGTCATGGAAGCGCAGGAGGACTTCCCGGCCGACCATGCACAGGCATTGGTGTTGAAGTTGCGGTAGGAAGCGGTGAAAGGAGCTTGAGTCCAGTCGGTCTTGACGCGCCCGCCCATGGTGGCCCAGCCGTCTGCGTTCCACAGGCTAGAGTAAATCCTCATGGCCTGTTTGTTCGGGAATGGGACGCCCTTCGATTCTTGGTTGATGAATTCTCTTATAGGCACATTGTCCACCAAGAAACTGATAGAAATCAAAGAAACCAGCGTGTTAGTGTGTGTTCAGGTTTAGCTAGAGAAGATTGTTACTTTGATGAAAACATTAGAAGGATTCATGAACATACAGGATGAGTTGAGGGTTCCAGAGGATGGAGTAGGTGTGGAAGGCCTTGGTTGGGTCGAACCAGAGATAAAACTGCTGCTCGCGGTTGCCTTTGCCCTGAGTGAATACGTTGGTGTGCACAGTGTAGGGGTTGCCCGACAGATTCCCCAGGAACTCGAAATCGATCTCGTCGTGTGCCGGCCCTTGAGAAGATAACTGCGTATATTGTGTAgcaaattttgtcaattcttaGCTGGAACTGTTGCTCTTTGTCGATATTAAttaagaagaagagagattagTATTGTTAGCAAGGGGCGCAAATGGAATGAATGAAGACACGTACATAGTAGGTGGTGACGGTGCCGGCGGAATTGCCCGGGACCAGCTTGAGTTGAATGTCTACGCGGCCAAAGAGGTACTCGTTCTTGGACTGAAACCCCGAGCCGGAGTACTTGtcgagagagagggtgagaagCTGACCACCTTGGGATATCTTGGCTCGCTGGTCGCCCCAAGTGAGGTCGACGTCCCTGTACAAGTTACCGGCTTGAGCCCCCACCATCACGAGCGAGCTCAGGACCAGACCGACCACTGCTAGAACCACCTTCATCCTTCAACACTCTctccaagaagaaggaagagaagaagctCGGAACGGAGGGCTTTTGTCGAGTGATGGATATGATGGATGCTATGGGAAGGAGGCATTTATACATGTTTAAAGAGAGGTTtgactctagagagagagagagagagagagagaacttcttCTTCTAGCTGTAGACAGAAAGGATATGAATGTCAATCAAAATGTCTGCGGTGTTATTTGGATAGTACGCGTCTGGTTAAGTGCTACACGAGGCGGCTCTGTGTGACTTGTGGCTGGGATCGAGCCAGCCAGGACAGGTTATTCTGTCATCTGCACTCGCTGGGAAGGTCCGTGGAGAGAGCATAGCTTTATAAATTACATCAAAATCACGCAATGCTTTTGTATTTTCGCCTTTTGAGTTGTCTGTCGGTCGGAGATGCGTGTGGAACAGGCTGAAGGATTAAAGTTATGCTTCGCTTCGGCCTACGTGGCTGCCAGATCATGCAAGGCCCGCACGTGCCGTAGAACAATGTCAACGTTCCCCATGCTTTGAGCCGCATCTGCTCCTGCCAGGGGAGACAAAAACGAAAGCCACAGGAAAGAACACGtaggaatctctctctctctctaaaaaattTAGGTCTTGTTTTTCAATGAGGATTGCAGTGGTTGCTTGCATGGGTTTTGCTTCTGCTTTTTTTTCCAAAGGTGGAGATCTTATCTATCTTTCCAATGCGTGTATGGACCTGGCCAGAAACTGCCTTGACCCATGCAATTTATTCAACAGGGTGTTCAAATATTGCCAGCCGGCATTTTGGTCATTGCTTTGGAGTACTATCTTGTCATGGAGCCTTCGAGGAACCAGGCATGCCCCTGTTGCTACGTACCTTATTTTTCCTGGTCAGAGATTTTCCCAAAgcgtcttaaaaaaaaaaaactattgagtactgtcgcgacctaaaaaaaaaaaaaacgagttaattttcgggctaatggactaccggattaattaattagattaattaacctagttcgagctctcccaagctctaccaaatcgcaacttatgattcttgtgattatcttgcaaatattttttgagGCACTAATATTTTGgaggttgattagaaacaaataaaatagcgggagaactattttattcgaGATTTTGAATTGGGGATTTGTGGTACTttgaccattttcatgaaaatatttgatttggattttgatggattttacttgaaattaaGATgcgtttttggttttttttttttatggggatgtaaacattgaactttgtacgatataacCATTGGTgatttagaagaaagaaaacggcctgatttataaaaataaattaacatgtaataatgtaAATTTGGAACACGAGCAtgttaaaataaacaaaaaatgttcAACCAACGATTACATTTATGTAGATCGGGATGggaggattaccttctattacaaatctactcacatacacgttatagtcccttcaagatctcgaggGAAGAACACGCTGTCGTGAAATGGAagaatggcgttgttgggtggcgagaggcgaaatatgtgcgggactcgtcgaagatgatgccgattaaaactttttctttaattttcttctaattttttcagaactctttttccttctaaaattcatcaaaacttAAATCTAATTTTCACTTCCCCTTCTAGAGCCTCTAAATTTCTATACCCCAAATTCCCTTCAATCCAGAACTCTCCTTTATAGCCAATTTCACCATCCCTTTCACCATTCCCTTCTCCATTCTTCTTATTCCCATCTTCCTTCAtttccttcatcatcttcctcttctctttctatACCTTCcttcatcatctccttcattatctccttttcatcttttggtatttgcGAATTTAGTATTTGATAGTCAGTtttagtatttgcaatataggagtttaattttgtgtatttttccatcccatgcctagtctgacgcatgctaaattacgTGTTGTTGCCCAATTATAtgatgcaatgtacgctaaaataaagatgtgagatgatttttatttagaactaaattagttctatttttatgaaaaatagatTAGTAAATTTAGGCGAtgccctctttgagtggaggtgGAGGTTGCTCAAGAcatgaatcctaaattttgacgaattatggatgaacttttgggggagttttaatctcattttttatgtaatgagtgatgcatgatatgaagATCGAATAACATGTGtctaatttcctttttcatgttagagaaatgacatggatcgcatacagaATCGTTTACCAAATTCTAAGTATGGTTCTTTAATTTAGTTTTGGGATGAAGGATTTTAAGGTTCGGTGTTatccgttatcgagacttctccctaatgcaagacagcgaagatatgtgtgtcgtttgagatcacaagagtcgttgtgagtcgaaagaagtgaaatcaagttcacagaGCTACGGTGGGTTGATTAAATGTCAATCGGGATATGTCTTCATtaaagggaatcaaaatcataagagctacgtcatatgatttggtttggatcaaaccatgggtgcttatgtcttctgatttgataaaggagcgaaaatcataagagctatgtcattatgaggaCTAAGGTCAGATcaggtgcatacgtcttcgtgatcgagaccgaaatcatagaGCTACGTCGTATGATTTGATAATATGTCAGATCGCGGGCATATGTCTTCACAACTGAGAGGCATATtgcgaattgaacaatatttgataggggcaccatcgaatggaatcgatagtatgaaggggcatattgctgattgaatcataacaactatcatgaagagttgttaatttgaaaaggagttgaaacttacctgggttctccaacGATTGATCAGGACGAAACATTGTCATATCGtacggtaggcatttgccaaaacttgtcattcaataatccttggatgaatttcgagaccttgggagggaactcgaacatcgggaatgtattgcCTATCATAGATGTGGGtaaacacacaaacatattcaacaatggtataatgcaatcactatATTATGGTTCATGATAACTCGTCAGTTTGCATTACATTTTGTGGAGGTTCTCTCATTACGAATACTTAATGTGTGAATGAGGGACTTGCAAGGGCtttctcactctcgagaaagcTATTTATCCCCGCGGATTCAAgtgaaatcactcaatctttccatcatcgcattgtaaggatccaagtaatcatTGTGGCCGAGGTCTTGATTAGGCCGTAATGAGGGCTGGTCAAGGTTtcaaggggactctaattgagtaggtaaatgaatttcttcatctcGCCTGGATTTAGTCAAGAACgcaaaatgagagaaataatcttgccgAACTTCTTGAGAAtgtttaaaatcatttaactctacgttaactcagtGCCCTAATAGAGACTTTGAGAGttgtaacgtaggctaggattgggacCGAGGAACAAAAGGCTCATTTTGGTCGAACTATATGAGGGGTTGCGTGGGATCATGCGACTAGTCACGTCTTGGTCTCGGAAATGTCTtgaagaataccatcattgaatgagggatggtaattttctcgaaattgcactttgcaacaCTTCTTGGGGGTTTTTCACAACAAGTGTCGGGATtcgcaagagacacaatgcaaacatgtatatgggatttacaacttaacatgcaaaatgtacattcaaattcgaaatactttacaaatgaatgtgattGGCCttttttggtaggcactttgttttcctatgcttgaaatttttgtggtttttttttcccactctcatttttttttttttttttttagaagagatttcttttccttttctttgagagctcttcgacatctctttattttgcttttttttttttggtttttttttttttttttgaggcgggcccttctcctttgtgagtttgcctctcctttttttacaatcccatgattttgaaccaacATTTACAAGAAAATTATGTAACgtaaaaatctagcatacaagaaatgaatcattcgggaattctttccgaccatctccaattctaaccttgggaaaatgctatcttcgtctttggaatgagcaaatgatcaccaacggggtttaagaaatgaatttgcgagtgggctatgcaaagaatgaagtgtataggatagagaaatgaatgctcttcatcatcctaaggcacttgaattaaaattgagtataaatgcaaagaaacacccgaagattaatgttagtcgagcaagaaaatttctaaccatttacctcgtgttcgctagaattaacccgtctggactccgatgtggggtggttcttgacggggtaaagaaatgaaccgctcaaggggtaatcaatggatcacctgtagtgtttgggatagagaactgaatgcctccgTCATTTCGTAtcgtaccttttggagaaaacCTTTACCTTGTGAATgtggaacttagccaccgttcaactctcccgaaaaatgggacgtgtttgggaaaggattgcctttcattttgcccattccatacattcgatgtatttatgtagttcatgttccttattgagttggtaaattaaacatgggAATATGCgcaactatgcaatgtatgagtgtttttgagcatataaaatgcagcaacttttatcTTGGTGGGACGGaattgcaagcacataagaaacttttaggggcgtggattggggttgtctcatgcaaatgagttgcaaacttcattatttggttcgagacatggttgtaaaggctccaggaatttcttatttattaatttttcgggagaatggATATTCCCTGTTGAAAGGCGGCGTAAAATCAAAGGGAAGCGATGTCGTTCtctgttctaaacgagttgaaacgataccacTTTCCTTGTGCGATTTCTGTGACTTTGAAttgaaagatcaactcatctggatcggattgttgtcggatgttatctctccaggtcgtaaccatccgggccaaaACTTCAACGGCTGcgccaagcaaaaaaaattttattagtttttgtacattgatgccaaatccgaGATCGACTCGGGCACTtctcccccaaccactaggtggTGATGTTGCCCACGGTTGGTTTTTGTATATTGTTCTCAAACGTTGGCAATCCGtcagaataaaataagcatatttAGAGTTTGGAATGACTGAGTCGATTGGGACGATACgggttacccatctttgagcgttggccttttactcgtattctcccagtAAGCTTTCGAATCTCTCTTTGGCGTTCgagcgtcgtccacaaattgatttgtacggcctagcttaacaaggaactcacatttgataagggagggaAAAttgccctttaactctaggcaaattctagaggctagaaagtaaaaatatccccggggaactatacatggattaaaggagtattcatgcaagattggttcccCTTTTGTGGCCATTCCATGATCgatgattttgtcttggatcatacccACGAtcttgtttgaggatccataatcactgcTGATACCTCGAGGTCCTCTCGGtcaggtggtgagctcatcatcaagttttctttttcgagcATTGATACTTTGGGCGGTTACTTGCTAACATCGCtttccactttgttttcgccgtggcGTTTGCCTTGGCTTGAGCTTCGTTGCTCGGAACTTTTAGGGATGATCCTGTTTTAGAACCACCGAGGTTGGTTGGCTTGTTTCTTGTTGGGGAGTGGGtctttgctcggtaggttttccggATTGATCTTCCACTTTGGTGTCGCCTTGGTCGAGGCTCGTGCTCTCGCACCctaaacctttgaaggtgattcgtgacactttgcatggtggtccgtctatattcattattttgagtcATTGGGTATTGATTCACCGTCCGCCTCATGAATATAGATGGCTCGTGGAAGGGGCCTTTTTTTACAAAATCCGTTGGCCTAGTTTTTGTTCAAGTATTGCTTCCTTATCGCCAAGTGTTTTGGAGCACTACGTTTTCTAGGATGTTCGAGCACCATGCGTTGGCTCTCTTATGATCGATCATCACTGTGTACATGACTTGTACATTCACTGATCATGATCTTTAAGAGCTAAGACCGTCCATGTCTCCCTACCTGGCGGcgcgatgtcaaaatcatatttgtgcTCACTTGTAAGGCTTTGCTTTCGCATAGCTGAAACCTTGTCATGCCTTTTTCGCATAGAcgggattgagagggaaacgagGTTGCCCaatagatgtccggatcgagttTCGTCGCCTAAGTGCAATGGCAACCTCTCTGCATCGTATTTTcggtcttcgctaagattttttGATGTTCTTTTGGCGGCTTCTGCCATTTGGGCGCTTGGCCGTATCCCATTCACCGGGGCCACAAGGCTgacttgagggattgggactacgggcggcggccAGCTCAccgtgaagatcacatcttctagtgGCTTTCGATGGGGGGGCTCGGAGTTGTCGTAGGAGGATTGGCGGGAATGGCTAGCGGGTGgaggcggatgattgaagtttgcgGTAGGCGGCCATCATTTTTCCATCTTTCGGACATCATCttttcaaagcgctcggtcaggAGCCAGTTTCTGCTAGGGCGTggtagcgttgatgtcggccttctcttcatcatcggtaatatgtggaggatccgtgataaattaccgtTAACAAACCCAAATGAGTACGGGGCAGAATAGCGAGCGGcctggcatccctctagactcaatgaacaaagtgatttgaccaaaggattgaactgtattttcagtttgtccgcttttaaaaattcgtattaattgtacgttgatcaaacatgtccaaattttacgagcttgtagttggaagtgatgaacaactttttgttggccaatcggactagaaatgcgcggatcaaatcagtttaatgtgtctttcaaaaatcatgttcaaaaactgttataaccgcatgttgttgaaaacgaagggccatcttaaattatgaatttaattctgaaattttgcagatattagttgaaacataggtctacacttttgtgtttggcacttactcaagctcgatcgtagaatttagtaaaatcgccaacaggaacaagccaatcaattgatgaattgtaaaagctacgggcAAGTgcaaattggaaataagacaatgaaacttctaaacaatcaacctaaaccatggaccggcccaaaataaaaatgagataacaggtaCAGGACAGAAATTACCTCTCTACAGAAAATGTCATCACAAGACTGTGCTGAATCgtagtttaaatcttattcttcTATCCAAAGGCTTTtgaagtgaaatgatgaacgaaacatGTGCCTCGTTCTGACTAGTCACTGGCATAGTCATGACTAGTGGGTATCCGCTTGGTTCGGAGGGCAATTTTGCATTAGCCTCGTATATGGAACACCCTTggccatttttgaaaatttcgggatccggatgggataccTTTGGCAAACCTTACCACCAGGttaagaaccatctaaatacctcttaaaactattagtgtgtcGGTCCGGTTATATGGTTAGTGAATCGATAAATCTgcacattaaaggcaacatcgCTTAATGATTCAAAGTTAAATCCATTCATTCACCAAGCGCAACAAGGGTTGCCGatactcctccccttataactccgcaaaacatttaacacctaagaatgagaattcaaagtttaccaaatagtGATTTCTTTTCTGAAATTATccgcctaagtcctctttggggtCGCTCCTAAAAAAAAACGGTTATTTTTGGCTAATGGACTACCGGATTAATTATTAGATTATTAACCTAGTTGTCTCCCAAGCTCTCAATCGCACTTATGTTCTTGTGAttatcttgaaaatatttttgagtgCACTAATcattttggtaggttgattagaaacctaaataaaatagcggagAACTTTTTATTCGACCATTTTGAATTCGGGTTTGGTTTTTCTACGCCTTTCGTaccattttctgaaaatatttgatttggattttgtggattttacttgaattaagatggtttttggttttttctttttatggggatgtaaaacattgaactttgtgatATACACCATTggtatttgaagaagaaaagcagtccgtattttaaaaataattactgtataatgctaaaatttggacaCGTGATGTCTAAATAAACAACATGTTCACCAACATCATTTATGTGATCGAGATGGGAGGATTACTTCTATTCACAAATCTTCTCTCTTTAGTTCCTTCAGATCTCGAGTGGAAGAACagtgtcgtcgaaaatggcaagcatgGGTTGTTGGGTGGCGggaatatgtgtcgggactcgtagATGATGCTCGATTAAAactcttttttcactttttttctattttctcagACCCTTTTTCTCTAAAATTCcactcaaaactctctcaaactctctttctcttccctccCCTTCaggctctctaaattctcttcACCCAAAATTCCCTTCCTTCCAGACTTCTTTTTAGAATTTCCATCCTCTTTTACATCTCTTTCCATTTCTCTTcatttcttcctctccttctctctccctttcctcCTTCTCCCTtctcccttcctctctctctctttctccttcttcctctggtTTTGCACAATTTAGTTTTGCAACCAGTTTTAAgttttgcaatatagtcccgagTTTCAATCTCGTTTTTCCCCTGCCTGTctgacgcatgctaaattacgTGTTGCCATTATATGCCATCTGTCGTAAAATGAtgtgatgatttttatttagaactaaaattagttctatttttaaaaaatagattagtcaaaatttaggcgtcaacaagtaCATTTCTTTTCCAACTTCTTCCAACTATTTTGTTGACGTCGGTCACCTTTTCTGGCTACATACATGACTATAGGATTAAGATGTGGTTAAACTTTGCGTGTGCATGATTATCCATACTTTTGATTCAACGAATCCCCACTAACACACGAATTTATCCCA is a genomic window containing:
- the LOC115731563 gene encoding xyloglucan endotransglucosylase protein 7-like, whose product is MKVVLAVVGLVLSSLVMVGAQAGNLYRDVDLTWGDQRAKISQGGQLLTLSLDKYSGSGFQSKNEYLFGRVDIQLKLVPGNSAGTVTTYYLSSQGPAHDEIDFEFLGNLSGNPYTVHTNVFTQGKGNREQQFYLWFDPTKAFHTYSILWNPQLILFLVDNVPIREFINQESKGVPFPNKQAMRIYSSLWNADGWATMGGRVKTDWTQAPFTASYRNFNTNACAWSAGKSSCASMTTTTSTASGGDTWQTQALDANGRQRLKWVQKKFMIYDYCSDLKRFPQGLPPECKN